From Nitrospira sp.:
GAGCTTCCGTCTTTCGACGAGTCTCATAGGCTGTGATCGCATCCTCGTGTTGAAGCGTTAAACCGATCGCATCCAGCCCTCGATACAAACAATCTTTACGAAACGGATCAATCTCGAACCGATAAGTAATTTTCTGAGGCGTCGTCACGGTCTGACGCTCCAGGTCCACGGTGAGCTGATATCCCACTGTGTTGATCACCTCATTCAGGAGTGAGAGGACTTCCTCTGCTTTCAATACCACGGGGAGGACTCCGTTCTGAAAGCAATTGCTGTAGAAAATATCGGCAAAACTTGGGGCAATGAGACAGCGGAATCCCTGATCCAATAAGGCCCACGGTGCATGTTCCCGGGATGAGCCACAGCCGAAGTTGTCGCGAGTCAAGAGGATGGTTGCCTCCTGATATCGAGGCTGGTTTAAAAAGAACGATGGATCGGGAGAGCCATCCGGCAGTTTCCGCCAATCGAAAAAGAGGCCCTCGCGCAGGCCTGTGCGCTTGATGGTCTTCAGAAACTGCTTAGGAATGACTTGATCAGTGTCGACGTCGACACGATCCAATGGAGCGACAAGACCGGTCAGTATCGTAAAAGGTTGCATGTTGTGTATCCCCTTGTTTCGATAAGCGAATGTGCCGTGTAGGATCTTGAAGGATCAAGACCAGTGTCTGATATCGACAAAGTGGCCCTCAATCGCCGCGGCGACTGCCATGGCCGGAGACACGAGGTGAGTTCGCCCTCCAGCACCCTGGCGTCCTTCGAAATTGCGATTGCTCGT
This genomic window contains:
- the leuD gene encoding 3-isopropylmalate dehydratase small subunit, translated to MQPFTILTGLVAPLDRVDVDTDQVIPKQFLKTIKRTGLREGLFFDWRKLPDGSPDPSFFLNQPRYQEATILLTRDNFGCGSSREHAPWALLDQGFRCLIAPSFADIFYSNCFQNGVLPVVLKAEEVLSLLNEVINTVGYQLTVDLERQTVTTPQKITYRFEIDPFRKDCLYRGLDAIGLTLQHEDAITAYETRRKTEA